Within the Eucalyptus grandis isolate ANBG69807.140 chromosome 1, ASM1654582v1, whole genome shotgun sequence genome, the region CATTCGATGATAGTTTACCACGTTGCTCGTCGATTCAGTTCGTGAAGTAGGTTCTGTATCCTCGGGATTACtcgggaaaaaggaaaagattcaaTAGAAAGAATTGCGTACCCTCTTCTTTGATGTAATGACCGTCCTTTATGATGGATTTGTCCCACTGCCTCCAATGGTGTAACTATAACCAACAGCATGGTAGGAAAATCTTCAGAATTAATCCAAGATATGTATatgcaaaatagaaaattttgtcaattttgtgaGTCACCTGGAGTCATACCTTTGCTTCTCCACATAGAATAATGATCACACAGACGATCACGTGAAAGGTTGCTAGCATAAATATGAAGATGTGTAGATGGTGAAGTGCTGTGAGTGATAACAGAGGCACCATCCCCTGAAACATTACGCAACAAAGATCATATATTTTGCACACTCATAGGACTATCAAGTCAAGCATGCGATAGATTCATCTTTTGCTAACGCACTCAATGGCTGTCTGTTTGCCAATAtttaaatgagagagagagagagagagagagagagagagagagagataaactCACCTTTCGACCGCAGTAATCTGTGGCGCCGGTGAGGAGTCGGCGTCCTTGATGTCCATGGGAAGCGATGGGATTAGCCGAGTGGGCAGTGGTGGTGGAAGAAGAGTTAGTAGGCTTGTGGCAGGGAAGCCAGACGTTGGCATGTCTCTCCAATATGCAAATCTTCCCGATTCTTGTCTGGGACACCGATAGCAGCAAGGATGTGAACCCCAAAAGCATCAATTCTGCgaaatttccaaaaacaaaaccaTCACATAAAGTTATAAAcacattttgatttcttctaaatttgtcataggaCAGTTACGGCCGCCAAAACCAATGCACATCGATTCCAAGTGTATGATATGGCATAAAAAGACACGAACCCGTCTCTTTCTCTAACGGTTTTAAGTGCCCTCACCGTCTTTGATCTTCTGTAAGGCATCAAAGAGATGCTTTCGCCTGCCCTTGCCGGTTCTCGGGCCTTTCGTGTACGGCCTGGTTAAAAGCTGCGTTGAACGATACTCAGTCACATGCTTACCACAGATCATGAGATAAATATCTGAGGAGGGGATGAAATCATTGTAGAAAGAAGAAACTAAGAGCGGACCTGCCCGACGCATTGAAGAAACCTGTGAACGAGGAAAGAAATCAGCACCAGCACGCAACAAACCACGGCCACCACCCAGGTCGACGTGAACTCTAACGTCCTCCCCTCCGCTCCCGCCTCCAAcattctccctctctcaagcggccttctctctctctctctctctctctccccagtGATTGTCCCTTGCCTAATGCCCACGCAAAACAGACGCATCTGGATGATGGATTGATAACAAAACGTCTGTAAATTTGGTCTTCCAATTGGTCAAATGAACCAGTATTAGGTTAAACTCACCTGGTGAGGTAAACTACTTGTTACTTGATTTAAGATATAAATATCGTAAACCCTAAATGGTGCAAAGTTTAGAAAGCacaataaaattttgataaaaattaggcTATGTATGTTTTGAGAAAAGTTAATGATTTAGagaacattttcctaaaaatggctGATTGTCCAGCTTGAATTAATTAGTCAATGGAAActgttttcattattgacaataatttatgtttaaacatcTTCgtgaatgattaaaatatttttcatttactcATTTTGGTAAGCGATACAAttaattgttttcaaaaaaatatttttcaagtcatttattttgaaaaaataaatagagccAGTAGTCTTTTCCCACATAATCATTGctcaaaatttcaataataGAAAATGTATCCATGTGATTAATTAGGCTTCAATGGTTAACTTTAGGGTCCACTTCTTCTGCAGAAAattcacattttgaaaaatatttttctaaaaatgattagttATATTGCTTGTAAAAATTTGCTAACAAAAAGGTATgcattatcgacaataattaATACCCACATATTTTCGTgaacgataaaaatatttttcattctttcattgtaagtgatataaatgatcgtttttaggaaaatgttttctaaaacatAGATTTTCTACTAAACATATAAACCCTTAGTTTCTGAACTTTTCCTTTGGTGAACTTATAGGTAAATATCAATTAGTTGACCATTTTTTGATAAGAATTTCAATAAGTCAACttttgtagaatttttttttatacaaccgaaaaaaatatgaaaaaccaGAGTATACACTGTAACTGTAAAGAAAACATTACCCAAATAGCCTTATATACTCTCCTCAATCTAAGGACGAGATATTACAAAGACTCACTCTAGATAGACTAAAATCGGCATAGCCATCGAAAGTGCAGGATCCACGTTTTGGTCTACCTAGACCGAATCTATCTAATAATTTTCTCATTACAAAAAGTATTAGGCTAattactccaaaaaaaaaaaaaattactggcTGTCCATTTTTACGGCCCAAAGAATGACTTGCTATCGACTTATGGAATCTCTCTGCCCACGTAGTTTTTCAGAATGGAAGAGCTGAGGTCAGCTTTCGTCTCAATGCAGGATGCACGCAGGGGACAAGCTTGTAAGCTGGAGCACGAGAACGgtgagagagaagggaaaacaAAATCTCAAAGGAGGACTTCATCTCTTTATGAACGAATCGGAAACCAttgcttttcctttcccttGTGTGAGGGGTCATTATCCCTTCCTCCTTTTGAGATTCGAAGGTCTTCTTTTCGGGAGAGTTCGATTTATAATTAGAGTTTGAGCCCCGAGTTCGATGcttatcaatttctttttctattagtACGAGGAATCCAGGCTTTTGACGCAACTAGTcctaaataaattattgaaactATCTCGTATGAGGATGCTGAAACCTCTTTCTAGCATGGACTGTAGGAGTTGTTCATAGTCCCTTAAGAATCCAGGGTCTTCCATCCGTATTTTAGTAATTGATTTAAGAAGAGAGAGGCAGATAGTTCATAAAACTTCATATGGTGTTAAAAACTAATTGGTTATGTTCTTATGGGTTGGGCTGTCAATGTTGGGCTAACCCAGCCCTTGACCCGTTACACAATTACTTGTGGATAAGGCAGTTAGTTgcggataaataaataaataaataaataaaatcaacagCTCTCGGTAGGAAATTTGGCATACTGAACCAGATATCGTTGGGTGAAAGTTCAACAACCAACTCATTTGCATTATTTTCGATGGACTCATTTTCGTTCTGTGTTTGCGTTTTGGCAGCTTCTTTTGCGAGTTGCATTATCATAAACTCCAATTTCACGTAGAAAACGTACAAAAGCTGCACAAAATTAGCGAGAATGCCTAATTAGATACAAAAATATAATCatcctttttgttttcatcaAGATTCATTTGAAATATGCAAGACATAATGAGTCAAAGGAGAGTTTTTTCATCACTATTTACAGTAAATGGAATGAAAGATATCCAAAAGTACGCATGCCATCCTACAAGAAATGTACAAGAAATGGATTGCAACAATGAAGTCTTTCTTGtcaaaggcaaagaaagaaagagagacaaTGGAGCTTAATCAGGATTTATAGTGATTTTATTCGGTAAGTTGAACTTTGATTGTGGAATAACGTCACTGCTTTTCTGCTAGCACTCAGGCGAAACCAGTTTGACATGCATATTTTGGTTTCGAATAGGGAGACTCGCCGTCGAATCTGTTCATATGACTTCTAATGCGGTAACATTAAGATCAAAAACAATATTGTCAGTGGCACAGATAATGATTTGCTCATCCTTAATGGAAATTTTTCTTGTAAAAGAAagacagtttttttttcctaaatgatATATCACAAAAAGTATTAGGCTAATTCAAGGCGCAGTAACAATGGATTATTTTTGTACTAGATTGTTTATTGACTAAAGTCTCTGTAGATGGAAAGTTGGTATGATGGATTGCAGAtctgaaaatcctaaaaattgcAGCTAGAATAGCACtgggaaaaatctaaaaaagtcTTGAACATATTATAATAATGTCAATTCAAccctaaacaatttttttttggccaattgagtcctaaatattttatttgtacAAATCCAATTCttctaaccaattttggctagccAGCGTAGATGTGGATGCCATTCGTCTTATGTGGCATGTCGGCGttaatgttgataatttttaataatttttaataattttttattttttattattattatctccTTTAGATtttcataattgaaaagttttaattagacaaaaaaaaaaaaaaaaaaaaaaaaaaaaaaaagggagttaGAGCGAGGCCACCTTAGGATGAAACCGATTCAATTACTCATGAGCAAACCTAGCCTCGTTTCGTGATTACCTGGCTCAAGCTAACAATACTAAACATGACTAAGTTCAAACTTAGCTAAACTCGAGCTCAAGTTCATGTACCACTTAATTGTGACTAAGCTGAATCCGCAAATTACCTGAGTATCTCCATTTATATTCTAGCTTAAGTAGGAAATTTAATAGTCGATGTGTTCCAGTCAAGGTTTGTCGTCATTGTTCAAGACTCAAACAAAAAACTGTCTTCTTTCTAAACAAAACTCCCCCTTTCTGCCCGGACGAAGCAGTAAAGCTAAAGAGTGTATACATTAAGGAAAGGAAAGTGttgtagaaattttttattataaacgagatgttttcctttatttccttttcacaatctttttattttaattgcagGAGTGGAGAAAACCACGTAAGATCTAATGAATCTTCCGCAATCGAGTCATTGATCTTATTCACATTTTTAAGAGATAATCTTAAACTATTTCCTCATAGCTatgattgtttctttgtcaTTAGACTGATGGTTTAATGAGCATGAACGAAGGTATCTACAGTTTTGATTGGCCAATTTCAGACACCGGATCATCGTTTAGTCTCTTACATGGTCCCTGGTGTCAATCTGTCCACACATgtaaatttcaattgaaaagaaagaCAGGTGGGTTTTAATGGTGAAATTGATCGAgcaatgcaattaataaaaaacaaatttgaagTGTTTTTCTGGTCCACGGTGTCAATCTCCAGTGTcagcaattaataaaaaaaataaattgtctTTTTTCCTCAGTGTCAACATGCCTGACTTATCATTTGATATGAGAGTTCCTTGTTGACTTGTGATTTTGTAGAAGATGAAACGATTTGAAAAGAGAAACATACACTCATGGATAAATCAATTCATGAACTCATTTATTTGGATTGTTGGTGCAGGCTTGGTTGTGCTTCAATGTCTTGTATTGTATTCACTTCACCGGCTTCCGTAATCTCAACACCGGAACTTCCCAAGACCAAACAATTCAATCCCAAACTCTTTCTGGTGGAAGCTTCCGAGTTTTTGGAGAAAAAGCAGggtcaatttttgcaaaattttgaaacaatttgttTCATCAAAGCGGTGAAACCTCGAGATACTTTCTTCTACGAGTCTGAGACGTTACTCCTGACAGATCCTTCCCTCAAATCCGTCCGAGCCAGTTCAATATTTGTGGACTCCTCCGGTGAGTTCGGCTCCTTTCTAATCATCACCAAAATCGAGTTCAAGATctccatttcttcctcttcatccaATAGTCCTTCCATATGTTTGTTTGATAGGTACTCCTCCAAATGCATCTTAatcttccttatttttttccGCTTGTCCGATTGCTTCTTCCTCCAATACATCTTAATTTCATCGAGACAAATATAAAGAATAAGGCATCTTCAATTCCATGATTTGAACtcagagagaaaaagaaaactgacaAATCTTGAGTGCATAATAGGTAGTAAGTTCAACTAACCTGTGATTGTATAATCGCGTGCAATGGTAATATTCTGGTGCTGCACAGAGTCTGGATGATCACTCTGAGGGCCAAAAAATACCACAGAAGAAACCAAATTGATGGTTAGGCCTCAACACACAGATTATAGAGCAATGATATAATTGACATGAACAATAAAACATACCCCATTACTATTCGGGGGACAACAAAACCAACCTTTCCCATAATGCACGAGTGAAAACCATACTGGAACTGCATAGAGATGCAATAGTGCGTTAGTTGGCATTTTCCCGATATGCAACAGACATTGCTTAACATTATAAATGATGATGGCGATATGAATTATTTGTGCTCACCAttataaagaagaagaaagcaagctCCAAAGAGTTCACAAACAGCAGGAAGTGAAGCAAGTCgccaaccaattttggcccgGCAAACCAGAAATCGTcttctgaaaattcaaaggcCAAGTCCCCTTCACTATTTTCGCTACACTCGTCTTTGTCTTGTTTATGCTTTTTGGCAACTTCTTTTGCAAGTTGCATTATCATTCTCTCCAATTTGATGCCAATAATGACCATAAGCTATGCAAAAATAGCGAGCACACCTAATTATATACAAATATaggctcatcttcttcttcttctccttcttttttcccatcACGATTCACTTGGAATTATAATACATAATGACTCAAAGGAGATTTTATCACTACTTACAGTAAATGGAATGAAAGATATCCAAAAGTGCGCATTCCATCCTGCAAGAAATGCACAACGAAATGGATTGCTACAATGAAGTCTTTCTTGTCAgaggcaaataaaaaaagagatataCAATCGAGCTTAATCGGGaataatagggattttattcggTAAGTCGAACTTTGATTACGGAAAAACATCACTGCTTTTCTGCTAACACTCAGACGAAACCAGTTTGACATGCACATTTCTGGTTTCCAGTAGTAAGACTCGCTGTCCAATGTGTTCATTTGACTTATAATACAGTAACATTATGATCAAAAACAATATTTTCAGCCACTAATAATGATTTGCTAATCCTTAATGGAAATTTCCTTGTACTAGAAAAACACTGTTTCAcgcacttcattttttttttttaattctttaatttaATGATATATCACAAAGCGCATTGGGCTAATTTTAGGCGTCGTAAGAATCAATCATTTTAGTAGCAAAATGTTTATTTAAGTCACCGCTATTCTCAAGAAGACCACATTATCCGCTTTAATGGCACTCAAACATGTTGGGTATTGTTTGTAACTCTCTATTGACAGGAAAGCATGGATCCTCTCCCAGTGAGCATGTGGGGTTCTCCGGGGGGGGTTGTGGAGCTTGGCGGGGTTTGTAGGCGATA harbors:
- the LOC120294944 gene encoding MLO-like protein 15 is translated as MVIIGIKLERMIMQLAKEVAKKHKQDKDECSENSEGDLAFEFSEDDFWFAGPKLVGDLLHFLLFVNSLELAFFFFIMFQYGFHSCIMGKVGFVVPRIVMGVIIQTLCSTRILPLHAIIQSQMYWRKKQSDKRKKIRKIKMHLEEYLSNKHMEGLLDEEEEMEILNSILVMIRKEPNSPEESTNIELARTDLREGSVRSNVSDS